A DNA window from Rhodococcus sp. Z13 contains the following coding sequences:
- the uraD gene encoding 2-oxo-4-hydroxy-4-carboxy-5-ureidoimidazoline decarboxylase: MHLTPADFDALPEADAVALLLDCCASPTWARSVAAARPFGNREALLSAASAAAESLTGADLDDALAGHPRIGERSEHASSRREQAAVTTADAGTLERIAAGNGAYEEKFGHVYLVRAAGRSAGELLEILERRLANDPETERKEVRAALAEITRLRLERLVTEETA, from the coding sequence GTGCACCTGACACCCGCAGACTTCGACGCGCTACCCGAGGCCGATGCCGTCGCGTTGCTGCTCGACTGCTGCGCGAGCCCCACCTGGGCCCGGTCCGTCGCCGCCGCGCGTCCCTTCGGGAACCGGGAGGCCCTGCTCTCCGCGGCGAGCGCCGCCGCGGAGAGTCTCACCGGCGCCGACCTCGACGACGCCCTCGCCGGGCATCCCCGCATCGGGGAACGTTCCGAGCACGCCTCCTCCCGGCGGGAACAGGCCGCGGTGACCACCGCCGACGCCGGCACCCTCGAGCGGATCGCCGCGGGCAACGGGGCGTACGAGGAGAAGTTCGGGCACGTCTACCTCGTCCGCGCCGCGGGCCGCTCGGCCGGCGAACTCCTGGAGATCCTCGAACGACGCCTCGCCAACGACCCCGAGACCGAACGGAAGGAGGTGCGGGCGGCACTCGCGGAGATCACCCGCCTGCGCCTCGAACGCCTCGTGACCGAGGAGACCGCGTGA
- a CDS encoding fumarate hydratase: MADFLYEDLLPIGEDPTEYRLLTTEGVSTVEGPDGRTFLKVEPEALRLLTETALHDISHYLRTDHLKQLANILEDPEASNNDKFVALDLLKNANIAAGGVLPMCQDTGTAIVMGKRGQQVLTPGDDEEAIARGVYDAYTKLNLRYSQNAPLTMWDEKNTGNNLPAQIELYADTAKGHENSYKFLFMAKGGGSANKSYLYQETKAILNPDSMMQFLEAKIRSLGTAACPPYHLAIVVGGTSAEFALKTAKYASAHYLDELPTEGAMTGRGFRDLELEKKVFELTQKIGIGAQFGGKYFCHDVRVVRLPRHGASLPVAIAVSCSADRQAKAKITPEGVFLEQLEFNPGQFLPEVTDSQLDAETDGVSGTGKGAAVKIDLTRPMPEILAELSKHPVKTRLSLTGPLVVARDIAHAKIKERLDRGEDMPQYMKDHPVYYAGPAKTPDGLPSGSFGPTTAGRMDSYVDQFQAAGGSMVMLAKGNRSKQVTDACEKHGGFYLGSIGGPAARLALDCIKSVEVVEYEELGMEAVWKIEVEDFPAFIVVDDKGNDFFAGTGEVTLTIGKRPGL; encoded by the coding sequence ATGGCCGACTTCCTCTACGAGGACCTGCTGCCGATCGGGGAAGACCCCACCGAGTATCGGCTCCTGACCACCGAGGGGGTGTCCACCGTCGAAGGACCCGACGGCCGGACCTTCCTGAAGGTCGAGCCCGAGGCGCTGCGCCTGCTCACCGAGACCGCACTGCACGACATCTCCCATTACCTGCGTACGGATCACCTGAAGCAGCTGGCGAACATCCTCGAAGACCCCGAGGCGTCGAACAACGACAAGTTCGTCGCGCTCGATCTCCTGAAGAACGCGAACATCGCGGCCGGTGGCGTGCTGCCGATGTGCCAGGACACCGGCACCGCGATCGTCATGGGCAAGCGCGGCCAGCAGGTGCTCACCCCGGGTGACGACGAGGAGGCCATCGCCCGCGGTGTGTACGACGCGTACACGAAACTGAACCTGCGCTACTCGCAGAACGCCCCGCTGACGATGTGGGACGAGAAGAACACGGGCAACAACCTGCCCGCCCAGATCGAGCTGTACGCGGACACCGCGAAGGGCCACGAGAACTCCTACAAGTTCCTGTTCATGGCCAAGGGCGGCGGATCGGCCAACAAGTCGTACCTGTACCAGGAGACCAAGGCCATCCTGAACCCGGACTCGATGATGCAGTTCCTCGAGGCCAAGATCCGGTCGCTCGGGACGGCGGCGTGCCCGCCCTACCACCTCGCGATCGTCGTCGGCGGTACCTCCGCCGAGTTCGCGCTCAAGACCGCGAAGTACGCCTCGGCGCACTACCTCGACGAGCTGCCCACCGAGGGCGCGATGACCGGCCGCGGCTTCCGCGACCTGGAGCTCGAGAAGAAGGTCTTCGAGCTCACCCAGAAGATCGGCATCGGCGCACAGTTCGGTGGCAAGTACTTCTGCCACGACGTCCGAGTCGTCCGCCTGCCGCGGCACGGCGCGTCGCTGCCCGTCGCGATCGCCGTCTCCTGCTCGGCCGACCGTCAGGCCAAGGCCAAGATCACTCCCGAGGGTGTGTTCCTGGAGCAGCTCGAGTTCAACCCGGGCCAGTTCCTGCCGGAGGTCACCGACAGCCAGCTCGACGCCGAGACCGACGGTGTGTCGGGCACCGGCAAGGGTGCCGCGGTCAAGATCGACCTGACCCGCCCGATGCCGGAGATCCTCGCGGAGCTGTCCAAGCACCCGGTCAAGACGCGCCTGTCGCTGACGGGCCCGCTGGTCGTCGCGCGCGACATCGCGCACGCGAAGATCAAGGAGCGTCTGGACCGCGGCGAGGACATGCCGCAGTACATGAAGGACCACCCGGTCTACTACGCCGGTCCGGCGAAGACCCCGGACGGTCTGCCGTCGGGTTCGTTCGGCCCCACCACCGCCGGCCGCATGGACTCCTACGTCGACCAGTTCCAGGCCGCGGGTGGCTCGATGGTGATGCTCGCGAAGGGCAACCGCTCCAAGCAGGTCACCGACGCGTGCGAGAAGCACGGCGGCTTCTACCTCGGCTCGATCGGTGGCCCGGCCGCCCGCCTGGCACTGGACTGCATCAAGAGCGTCGAGGTCGTCGAGTACGAGGAACTCGGCATGGAGGCGGTCTGGAAGATCGAGGTCGAGGACTTCCCGGCCTTCATCGTCGTCGACGACAAGGGCAACGACTTCTTCGCCGGTACCGGAGAGGTCACCCTCACGATCGGCAAGCGCCCCGGCCTGTGA
- a CDS encoding CPBP family intramembrane glutamic endopeptidase — translation MTVEAGRLPSPEVQRLPSLAWLPRFHAWIDLAVVVAVLVTTNLIAHFTTAWASIATVPIAAGVLVAMMRRRGMRWSELGLSPRHWKRGTLYSLAAILLVLTVVAVGIALPFTRQFFLSERYATVSGALVASMIIIPLQTVIPEELAFRGVLHGTLERLWGARGVFAAGSMLFGLWHVASSFGLTAGNAGLSAFLGAGLLAQIAGVVGAVIATAAAGVVFTWLRRRSGSILAPIALHWSLNGAGALAAALVWHVTLN, via the coding sequence GTGACCGTGGAAGCAGGACGGTTGCCGTCACCCGAGGTCCAGCGCCTGCCCTCGCTGGCCTGGTTGCCACGTTTCCACGCCTGGATCGACCTCGCGGTCGTCGTGGCGGTGCTCGTGACCACCAACCTCATCGCCCACTTCACGACCGCCTGGGCGTCGATCGCCACCGTGCCGATCGCGGCCGGAGTGCTGGTCGCGATGATGCGCCGGCGCGGCATGCGCTGGTCCGAGCTCGGGCTCTCGCCCCGCCACTGGAAGCGGGGCACCCTCTACTCGCTGGCGGCGATCCTGCTCGTGCTGACGGTCGTCGCCGTCGGGATCGCCCTGCCGTTCACGCGGCAGTTCTTCCTGTCGGAGCGCTACGCCACCGTCTCCGGTGCCCTCGTCGCCTCGATGATCATCATCCCGCTGCAGACCGTCATCCCCGAGGAACTGGCCTTCCGCGGTGTGCTGCACGGCACCCTCGAACGCCTGTGGGGTGCGCGCGGGGTCTTCGCCGCCGGTTCGATGCTGTTCGGCCTGTGGCACGTCGCCTCATCGTTCGGCCTCACCGCCGGCAACGCCGGCCTGAGCGCCTTCCTCGGCGCGGGACTGCTCGCCCAGATCGCCGGTGTGGTCGGCGCGGTGATCGCGACGGCCGCCGCCGGGGTCGTCTTCACCTGGCTGCGCCGCCGCAGCGGCAGCATCCTCGCGCCCATCGCCCTGCACTGGTCGCTCAACGGCGCGGGTGCACTCGCCGCCGCCCTCGTCTGGCACGTGACCCTGAACTAG
- a CDS encoding 2'-5' RNA ligase family protein has protein sequence MALAVCLLFDPGTDRVIRALWARLEEQGIPTLLTHTHRRHVPHLSYAVLRSYDLAAVTAAFGEIPDSGPVPAYIDTFGLFRRGRASLIPAPSVELARRQERVVAIVESTRADLHRYYRPGRWTPHCSLSPRTRREDLARLSAVVYDVLPIEGTLTRAVLIDTATGEHTPLSVIP, from the coding sequence ATGGCCCTCGCGGTCTGCCTCCTCTTCGACCCCGGGACCGACCGCGTGATCCGGGCACTGTGGGCCCGGCTCGAGGAACAGGGGATCCCCACCCTGCTCACCCACACGCACCGCCGGCACGTGCCGCACCTGTCGTACGCGGTGCTGCGCAGCTACGACCTCGCCGCCGTCACCGCGGCGTTCGGGGAGATCCCGGACTCGGGACCGGTCCCGGCCTACATCGACACCTTCGGGTTGTTCCGCCGCGGACGCGCGTCGCTGATCCCCGCTCCCTCCGTGGAGCTCGCGCGGCGACAGGAACGGGTGGTGGCCATCGTCGAATCCACCCGCGCGGATCTGCACCGCTACTACCGGCCGGGGCGATGGACCCCGCACTGCTCGCTGAGCCCGCGGACCCGCCGCGAGGACCTCGCGCGACTGTCCGCGGTCGTCTACGACGTGCTGCCGATCGAAGGGACGCTCACCCGCGCGGTGCTCATCGACACTGCGACGGGAGAGCACACCCCTCTGTCGGTCATCCCCTGA
- a CDS encoding maltose regulon activator MalT, whose translation MSTAKWWVLDGRESGYALEQRPTGDIVLTNTETAEEHVLHGYVWKHCSHFGLQIQSEGPPPYGPWVENPED comes from the coding sequence ATGAGTACTGCGAAATGGTGGGTCCTCGACGGGCGGGAGTCGGGATACGCCCTCGAGCAGCGCCCCACGGGGGACATCGTCCTGACCAACACGGAAACCGCGGAGGAGCACGTCCTGCACGGGTACGTGTGGAAGCACTGTTCGCACTTCGGCCTCCAGATCCAGAGCGAGGGCCCGCCGCCCTACGGTCCCTGGGTCGAGAATCCGGAGGACTGA
- a CDS encoding helix-turn-helix domain-containing protein, whose product MTTVDTPHAGALLRAWRDRRGLSQLTLAHNAGISPRHLSFVETGRSRPSRRTVLKLSEKLDIPLRERNTILVAAGHAPVYPEHRLGDLPMAAVSDAITRILTLHRPFPAVVVDRHWTMVDSNDAVGVFVEGCAPELLEPPVNVLRLTLHPRGLAPRIVDLGQWRGHLLARLQHQIGSTADPVLLRLYDELAGYPCDDPVGEVEPHSLVVPMRLRTGAGELSFLSTTTLFGTPLDVTVSELAIEAFYPADDATARALSGA is encoded by the coding sequence ATGACCACGGTCGACACTCCCCATGCCGGGGCGTTGCTGCGGGCGTGGCGCGACCGGCGCGGACTGAGCCAGCTCACGCTGGCCCACAACGCCGGGATCTCGCCGCGGCACCTGAGTTTCGTCGAGACCGGCCGGTCGCGCCCGTCGCGCCGGACCGTCCTGAAGTTGAGCGAGAAGCTGGACATCCCGCTGCGCGAACGCAACACGATCCTGGTGGCCGCCGGTCACGCACCCGTCTATCCCGAGCATCGGCTCGGCGACCTGCCGATGGCGGCGGTCTCCGACGCGATCACCCGGATCCTGACCCTGCACCGGCCCTTCCCCGCGGTGGTGGTGGACCGGCACTGGACGATGGTCGATTCCAACGACGCCGTCGGGGTGTTCGTCGAGGGATGTGCCCCGGAACTGCTGGAACCACCGGTGAACGTGCTGCGGCTGACGCTGCATCCGCGGGGGCTGGCACCGCGGATCGTCGACCTCGGGCAGTGGCGCGGGCATCTGCTCGCCCGGTTGCAGCACCAGATCGGATCGACCGCCGATCCGGTCCTGTTGCGCCTGTACGACGAGCTCGCCGGTTATCCCTGCGACGATCCGGTCGGGGAGGTCGAGCCGCATTCGCTGGTGGTGCCGATGCGGTTGCGGACCGGGGCCGGCGAGTTGTCGTTCCTCAGCACGACGACGCTCTTCGGGACGCCGCTGGACGTGACGGTGTCGGAACTGGCGATCGAGGCGTTCTATCCCGCGGACGACGCGACGGCCCGGGCCCTGAGCGGAGCGTGA
- a CDS encoding DUF1330 domain-containing protein, translating into MNAYAVAHLRTIDFNDDIVRYLERIDDTLEPHGGRFLVHGTEPEGIEGPFEGNLVIIEFPDIHHARDWYESPAYQEILPLRTRNSEGWAIVVQGTPPGYRATDFLDKVLGARRQQDARRRFRTGAVQDRTPAARAGSA; encoded by the coding sequence ATGAACGCATACGCAGTGGCCCATCTCCGCACGATCGACTTCAACGACGACATCGTCCGGTACCTCGAGAGGATCGACGACACCCTCGAACCGCACGGCGGACGGTTCCTCGTCCACGGCACCGAACCGGAAGGAATCGAAGGACCCTTCGAGGGAAACCTCGTGATCATCGAGTTCCCCGACATCCACCACGCCCGCGACTGGTACGAATCCCCGGCCTACCAGGAGATCCTCCCGCTCCGCACCCGGAACTCCGAGGGCTGGGCGATCGTCGTGCAGGGCACCCCACCCGGCTACCGCGCCACCGACTTCCTCGACAAGGTGCTCGGCGCCCGGCGCCAGCAGGACGCTCGGCGGCGGTTCAGGACAGGGGCGGTTCAGGACAGGACGCCGGCCGCCCGTGCCGGTTCGGCATAG
- the mug gene encoding G/U mismatch-specific DNA glycosylase, with protein MGFTRAELESFRDAVVPDLVAPGCRLLFVGINPGLWTAATGAHFARPGNRFYPALFRAGIVDRLIDASAGMSDTDRDHLLARGVGITNLAPRATARADELTDEELREGGHRLAKVVAEYRPRAVAVAGITAYRAAFGRRKAKAGLQEETIEDVPVWVVPNPSGLNAHETVESLARAYAEPARAAGVLS; from the coding sequence ATGGGTTTCACGCGTGCCGAACTCGAGTCCTTCCGCGATGCCGTGGTCCCCGACCTCGTCGCGCCGGGGTGCCGCCTGCTGTTCGTGGGGATCAATCCGGGGCTGTGGACGGCCGCGACGGGCGCGCACTTCGCGCGGCCCGGGAACCGCTTCTATCCGGCCCTGTTCCGCGCCGGCATCGTCGACCGGCTCATCGACGCATCGGCGGGGATGAGCGACACCGACCGCGACCATCTTCTCGCGCGCGGGGTGGGGATCACGAATCTGGCGCCGCGCGCGACCGCCCGCGCCGACGAACTCACCGACGAGGAGCTGCGCGAGGGCGGCCATCGTCTGGCGAAGGTCGTCGCGGAGTACCGGCCTCGCGCGGTCGCGGTCGCGGGAATCACCGCCTACCGTGCGGCCTTCGGCCGTCGCAAGGCGAAGGCGGGGCTGCAGGAGGAGACGATCGAGGACGTCCCGGTCTGGGTGGTGCCCAATCCGAGCGGGCTCAACGCCCACGAGACGGTCGAGTCGCTGGCGCGGGCCTATGCCGAACCGGCACGGGCGGCCGGCGTCCTGTCCTGA
- a CDS encoding carotenoid oxygenase family protein, protein MNRPAPVDHAHHPHLSGLFAPQREEVDVHDLEVEGDLPRDLNGSYLRNGPNPRFDPIGTYVYPIDGDGMVHRVQITDGSVRYTNRFVRTPRLVAEEKAGRALWAGITDPYFPPEEEVGPDLANTMRELPDINVVSHAGRLLALAEAAPPYALGSDLETLGRETFGGTLPVGLTAHPKIDPRTGEMVAFCYMLDPPYLTWSVFAPDGTVTRAPTPIDGADRPLMIHDMALTPTYIVLVLAPLVFDLAQVFSGGSPLDWRPELGTRIALVPRDGGAVRWFSTDTFWVWHTANAFDLPGGDVALDYVEWCYPGALTRQREPNRSTLSRAVIGRNGVTRTVLYERDMEFPRIDDRSTTLDHRVVATIGKSVSSNLPPGAADSLCWFDVRADTEAVWTHDSLAPGEPILMPGGGEDFWGTIATDREDMSSWFLIFPASDPASGPLARVRLPIRVPAGLHGAWVPAS, encoded by the coding sequence ATGAACCGTCCGGCGCCGGTCGACCACGCACATCACCCGCATCTCAGCGGCCTGTTCGCACCGCAACGCGAGGAGGTGGACGTCCATGATCTCGAGGTCGAGGGCGACCTGCCCCGCGATCTGAACGGCAGCTACCTGCGCAACGGACCGAATCCGCGCTTCGATCCGATCGGCACCTACGTCTACCCCATCGACGGGGACGGCATGGTGCACCGCGTGCAGATCACCGACGGGTCGGTGCGGTACACGAACCGTTTCGTGCGGACACCGCGGCTGGTGGCCGAGGAGAAGGCCGGGCGCGCGTTGTGGGCGGGGATCACCGATCCCTACTTCCCGCCCGAGGAGGAGGTCGGGCCGGACCTGGCGAACACGATGCGTGAGCTGCCCGACATCAACGTCGTCTCCCACGCCGGCCGGTTGCTCGCCCTCGCGGAGGCCGCGCCGCCGTACGCGCTGGGCTCCGACCTCGAGACCCTCGGCCGGGAGACCTTCGGCGGGACCCTGCCGGTCGGGCTGACGGCGCACCCGAAGATCGATCCGCGGACCGGCGAGATGGTGGCCTTCTGCTACATGCTCGACCCGCCCTATCTGACCTGGTCGGTGTTCGCCCCGGACGGCACGGTCACCCGCGCGCCCACCCCGATCGACGGCGCCGACCGGCCGTTGATGATCCACGACATGGCGCTCACCCCGACCTACATCGTGCTGGTGCTGGCGCCGCTGGTGTTCGACCTGGCGCAGGTCTTCTCGGGCGGATCGCCCCTGGACTGGCGGCCCGAGCTCGGCACCCGGATCGCCCTCGTCCCCCGCGACGGCGGTGCGGTGCGCTGGTTCTCTACCGACACCTTCTGGGTGTGGCACACCGCCAACGCCTTCGATCTGCCCGGCGGCGACGTCGCGCTCGACTACGTCGAATGGTGTTATCCCGGTGCGTTGACCCGGCAGCGGGAACCGAACCGGTCGACGCTGAGCCGCGCGGTGATCGGGAGGAACGGCGTCACGCGGACGGTGCTGTACGAGCGCGACATGGAGTTCCCGCGCATCGACGACCGGTCCACGACCCTCGATCACCGCGTGGTCGCGACGATCGGCAAGAGCGTATCGTCGAATCTCCCTCCGGGAGCGGCTGATTCGCTGTGCTGGTTCGACGTGAGGGCCGACACCGAGGCGGTGTGGACGCACGACAGCCTGGCTCCGGGTGAGCCGATCCTGATGCCGGGCGGCGGGGAGGACTTCTGGGGCACCATCGCCACCGACCGCGAGGACATGTCGAGCTGGTTCCTGATCTTCCCCGCATCCGATCCCGCCTCGGGTCCGCTCGCGCGGGTGCGGTTGCCGATCCGGGTGCCCGCCGGCCTGCACGGTGCGTGGGTGCCCGCTTCCTGA
- a CDS encoding winged helix-turn-helix domain-containing protein, with product MQRRNAIENTVRNTGDGDVTLPPYTDLLWPTVQAVIELGGSGVIEEIDSAVIDRTGLSEEARAVLHGDGPGTEIEYRLAWARTYLKGMGLLSNTRRGVWSVTDRGRAVREHEIKPMQVAYTAEKRRKRMVRNSSQGAQVVPLAAAPEDPELWREPVLGAVADLTPDGFERLATAVLRAAGFTTLTIPAPGSPESTAASGCVEGTGVLRVSLLSFSVFFRFLRGPEKAGADVVREFRAAMVGRGEKGLLVTTGSFTDDARSEAHRHGAPPIDLVDGDALCDLLKEHGLGVRTTVRTVEDVALVPAFFAELSGR from the coding sequence GTGCAGCGCCGGAACGCGATCGAGAACACCGTCCGGAACACCGGCGACGGCGACGTCACGTTGCCGCCGTACACGGATCTTCTCTGGCCGACCGTGCAAGCGGTGATCGAGCTCGGTGGGTCCGGCGTCATCGAGGAGATCGACTCCGCCGTGATCGACCGGACGGGACTGTCCGAGGAAGCACGGGCCGTGCTCCACGGCGACGGCCCCGGCACCGAGATCGAGTACCGCCTCGCCTGGGCCCGGACCTACCTCAAGGGCATGGGCCTGCTGTCGAACACCCGCCGCGGCGTGTGGAGCGTGACCGACCGCGGCCGCGCCGTGCGCGAGCACGAGATCAAGCCGATGCAGGTCGCCTACACGGCCGAGAAGCGCCGCAAGCGCATGGTGCGCAACAGCTCGCAGGGCGCCCAGGTCGTCCCCCTCGCCGCCGCCCCGGAGGATCCCGAACTCTGGCGCGAACCCGTCCTCGGGGCCGTCGCCGACCTCACGCCGGACGGTTTCGAGCGTCTGGCCACCGCGGTGCTGCGCGCGGCGGGCTTCACCACCCTGACCATCCCCGCACCCGGTTCCCCCGAATCCACCGCTGCCTCCGGGTGCGTCGAGGGCACCGGTGTCCTGCGGGTGTCGCTGCTGAGCTTCTCGGTCTTCTTCCGGTTCCTGCGCGGCCCCGAGAAGGCGGGCGCCGACGTGGTCCGCGAGTTCCGGGCCGCGATGGTCGGCCGCGGCGAGAAGGGCCTGCTGGTGACCACCGGTTCGTTCACCGACGACGCCCGCTCCGAGGCGCACCGTCACGGTGCCCCGCCGATCGACCTCGTCGACGGCGACGCCCTGTGCGACCTGCTCAAGGAGCACGGTCTCGGGGTCCGCACCACGGTGCGCACCGTCGAGGACGTCGCGCTGGTTCCGGCGTTCTTCGCGGAGCTGTCCGGCCGCTGA
- a CDS encoding DUF1906 domain-containing protein yields MTLSRRDMLRYATLGSGVALISALGAQGTAQAGPVLGTIVDYSAAVPSASAIRRAGHIGAIRYVSDPRPDAAWMKAKPLTAWEADALTDSGLEVVSCYQYGKGATADWRGGLEAGVRHARRGLELHRAAGGPANRPIYASIDDNPTFEQFTTLIAPYLVGWQQVVGAANLGVYANSPTIDWASAAGLGAFFWQHDWGTPKGYVHPRANLHQIPGEVRIDGIGVDINHVLTPDYGQWSLADSVPDTSPGILGS; encoded by the coding sequence ATGACTCTCTCGCGGCGGGACATGTTGCGCTATGCGACGCTCGGGTCGGGTGTCGCCCTGATCTCCGCCCTCGGGGCACAGGGGACGGCACAGGCGGGCCCCGTGCTGGGCACCATCGTCGACTACTCGGCCGCCGTGCCGTCCGCCTCGGCGATCCGCCGGGCCGGGCACATCGGGGCCATCCGTTACGTCTCCGATCCGCGACCCGACGCCGCGTGGATGAAGGCCAAGCCGCTCACCGCGTGGGAGGCCGACGCGCTCACCGACAGCGGCCTCGAGGTGGTCTCGTGCTACCAGTACGGCAAAGGCGCCACCGCCGACTGGCGCGGCGGCCTGGAAGCGGGCGTGCGGCACGCCCGGCGCGGTCTGGAGCTGCACCGCGCGGCCGGGGGACCGGCGAACCGTCCGATCTACGCCTCCATCGACGACAACCCCACCTTCGAGCAGTTCACCACCCTCATCGCGCCCTACCTCGTGGGCTGGCAGCAGGTCGTCGGCGCCGCGAACCTCGGGGTGTACGCCAACTCGCCGACCATCGACTGGGCGTCGGCGGCCGGGCTGGGGGCCTTCTTCTGGCAGCACGACTGGGGCACCCCCAAGGGCTATGTGCACCCGCGGGCGAATCTGCACCAGATCCCGGGCGAGGTTCGCATCGACGGTATCGGCGTCGACATCAACCACGTGCTCACCCCGGACTACGGCCAGTGGTCGCTGGCGGACAGCGTGCCGGACACCTCCCCGGGAATCCTGGGCAGCTGA
- a CDS encoding MFS transporter, translating into MAVDIPVPTRQTPAPRAIVPVLATVGIGVALMQTLIVPVLPRLPVLLGAGPEDTSWAVTATLLSGAVITPISGRLGDMFGKRRMLLASLTVMVLGSAVCALASSVVPLVVGRALQGAAMGAIPLGIAILRDELPPRRLPGAMATISATMGVGGAVGLPLAAFVAQATDWHMLFVASLLLGCVGIAAVLLVVPESPQRNPGRFDFAGALLLAVALVLLLLPVSKGNEWGWDTPRTLGMLGGALVVFLGWGWYELRIARPLVNLRVSARRPVLMTNLASVAVGFSMYANILAFPQLLMAPTQTGYGFGQTMVTAGIALAPAGLLMMFLSPISARITTRFGARVTLACGAATIAVGYLLAWALHHELWQIVVASMLIGGGVGLAYAAMPALIMAAVPLHESAAATGLNALMRSVGTTSAAAVVGAMLAAMTQRIGDAVVPALEGFRATFLVAVVAALVALLFTLLIPSPGRTVRSVDEA; encoded by the coding sequence ATGGCCGTCGACATTCCCGTCCCCACCAGGCAGACACCCGCCCCGCGCGCCATCGTGCCGGTGCTCGCCACGGTGGGGATCGGCGTGGCATTGATGCAGACGCTCATCGTGCCGGTTCTCCCCCGCCTGCCGGTGCTCCTCGGCGCCGGCCCCGAGGACACCTCGTGGGCGGTGACCGCGACGCTGCTCAGCGGGGCCGTGATCACCCCGATCAGCGGCCGCCTCGGGGACATGTTCGGCAAACGCCGGATGCTCCTCGCCTCCCTCACCGTGATGGTGCTCGGCTCCGCCGTGTGCGCACTGGCGTCCTCGGTGGTCCCGCTCGTCGTGGGCCGCGCGCTGCAAGGGGCCGCGATGGGTGCCATCCCCCTCGGCATCGCGATCCTGCGCGACGAACTCCCGCCCCGGCGACTGCCCGGGGCGATGGCCACGATCAGCGCGACGATGGGTGTCGGCGGGGCCGTCGGCCTCCCCCTCGCCGCGTTCGTCGCGCAGGCGACCGACTGGCACATGCTCTTCGTCGCGTCGCTGCTGCTCGGCTGCGTGGGTATCGCGGCGGTGCTGCTCGTGGTGCCGGAGTCGCCGCAACGGAATCCGGGGCGTTTCGACTTCGCGGGGGCGCTGCTGCTCGCCGTCGCGCTGGTGCTGCTGCTCCTACCGGTCTCCAAGGGCAACGAATGGGGCTGGGACACCCCCCGCACCCTCGGCATGCTCGGCGGCGCGCTCGTCGTCTTCCTCGGCTGGGGATGGTACGAACTGCGCATCGCGCGGCCGCTCGTGAACCTGCGGGTGTCCGCGCGCCGGCCGGTCCTCATGACGAACCTGGCGTCGGTCGCCGTCGGCTTCTCCATGTACGCGAACATCCTGGCGTTCCCGCAACTGCTCATGGCGCCGACGCAGACCGGTTACGGGTTCGGGCAGACGATGGTCACCGCCGGTATCGCGCTCGCACCGGCGGGCCTGCTCATGATGTTCCTGTCCCCGATCTCGGCCCGCATCACGACCCGCTTCGGTGCGCGGGTCACGCTCGCGTGCGGCGCCGCGACCATCGCCGTGGGATACCTGCTGGCGTGGGCGCTGCATCACGAACTGTGGCAGATCGTGGTGGCGTCGATGCTCATCGGCGGTGGAGTGGGCCTGGCCTACGCGGCTATGCCCGCGCTCATCATGGCGGCGGTGCCGCTGCACGAGTCCGCCGCGGCGACCGGCCTGAACGCGTTGATGCGGTCGGTCGGGACGACGAGCGCCGCGGCGGTGGTGGGAGCGATGCTCGCCGCCATGACCCAGCGGATCGGCGACGCGGTGGTGCCCGCGCTGGAGGGCTTCCGCGCCACCTTCCTCGTCGCCGTGGTCGCCGCGCTGGTCGCGTTGCTGTTCACCCTCCTGATCCCGTCGCCCGGACGGACGGTGCGCAGCGTCGACGAGGCCTGA